GAATCGATGATGCTTCTTTTTTTCTCGTTCATGCTTCCCTCCTTGCCGCCGGCACAGCGTCCGGAAACTTATAAAATATAAGCCCGAACCTGCGGCATCAATCGGGTGAACTCTGAAGTCACCGAGAGAAAAATCCCGGAGCGGAGTAAATCCGGAAGCGATGAGGGTACTGCTGGACGCGGTCGTCGAGCCGGCTTTTTTGCCGGATGGACCGCGCTCTTATTCGACGGTCGGGTTGACCAACGACGCATAGTAGCCCGCGATGCCGCTGAGAATATACTGCACGGCCAGCGCCGCGAGGACGATCCCCAGGACTCGAGTGATGATGTGCACTTTGCCTGCGCCCAGGCGCGCCATCACGCGCTCGCCGGCGTGAAGCACCCACCAGGCGATCAAATAGACAATCGCGATGACGGCGGCGAATATTCCCAAGCGGAGAATGTCGCCGCGAATCTGATTCGTCAACAGCAGAACGGTCGTGATCGTTCCGGGACCGGAAAGCAACGGTATGGCAAGAGGAAAAATCGCGATGTCTTCGCCGGCCCCGCCTTGCTCGTGACGCTCGGGGGCTTGGAGACCGGGCCGCTGACCGAAAAGCATCGGGAACGACGCCGCGAAGAGGAGAATCCCGCCGCTGATGGCAAACGCGTGCACCGTCACCCCCAGATAAGAAAGCAGAAAGCCTCCTCCCAGCAAAAAAAACATGGTCACGCTGAAGGCGACAACCAGCGCCCGCGAGAGAGTTCTCCGCCGTTCAGCGTCGCGAAGCTCGCTGGTCAACGCAACGAACATCGGCGCGACGCCCAGCGGATCCACGACGATGAACAGCGTCGCAAACGCTCTCAGTCCGAATTGCAACAAGCTTTCTTCCATGCGGAAAAAATCCCGGCGCACGGATCGCACGAGACTGTTTTTTTGAAGTCCACGCGTTATTGCAAAGATTTTAAGTAAGCGACGACTGCCTCAGCGTCCGCGGCCGTCAGTCGGAAGCGCGGCATCGGCGGGTCAGGAACCCTGCCGTTGGCTGAAATTCCTTCGGTCAAGAGACGAACACCCTGTTCTTTGCTATAGCCGGACAGGCCGGCGATCGCCGGAGCTTTAATAGCCCATTTCATGCCGGGATAAGGAGGCGCCTTCACGGGAACCGGCGCGCCGCGAAGATATTCCGCCCGGACCAAACGACCATTTTGATCTCTGGGCGTATGGCACTCGCCGCACATCGCCACCTGTTCCACGATATACTTGCCGCGCTCGACCGAACCGCCCGCGGCGGCGCCCGTCCCTGCGTCGCGGATCGACGGGAAAAATACCGTCGCCGCGCAGAAAAAAAGAGCTGATTTCACGGCGCGCATGCTAACGACCTATACCAGGCGATAGCCACCGGGAAAAGACCGCCCACTATGCGCCGGAAAAATTTGCCGCGCTAAAGTCTGAGTTCTTCAATCCGATTCAATAATCGAGCGAAGGTGTCCGTTCCGCCTGCCATAAGACGGAACGACGCAAAAGGCGGCACGCAGAGCGGTTCGTACCGGCATTTGCTTGCC
The DNA window shown above is from Candidatus Binatia bacterium and carries:
- a CDS encoding c-type cytochrome; its protein translation is MKSALFFCAATVFFPSIRDAGTGAAAGGSVERGKYIVEQVAMCGECHTPRDQNGRLVRAEYLRGAPVPVKAPPYPGMKWAIKAPAIAGLSGYSKEQGVRLLTEGISANGRVPDPPMPRFRLTAADAEAVVAYLKSLQ
- a CDS encoding MarC family protein; the protein is MEESLLQFGLRAFATLFIVVDPLGVAPMFVALTSELRDAERRRTLSRALVVAFSVTMFFLLGGGFLLSYLGVTVHAFAISGGILLFAASFPMLFGQRPGLQAPERHEQGGAGEDIAIFPLAIPLLSGPGTITTVLLLTNQIRGDILRLGIFAAVIAIVYLIAWWVLHAGERVMARLGAGKVHIITRVLGIVLAALAVQYILSGIAGYYASLVNPTVE